The genome window GCATCGTCTCAATAAAAGCCATAAAGACTCCGAGCCCTGCGCTTGATATATATTTAAGGTTACGGAAATTTACCACAACCCTGTACTGCTGCCGCGTGAGCAGTTCATTAAATGTATTTTCAAGCCGCGGTGCGGTATGGGCATCAAGGAAACCCGCCAGTTCAATAATCTGGACGTTTCCGTTCTCTGTTATACCAGCGTTAAATTCCGCCATGGTGTGTTGTCTCCGATAATAAATTTTTTCTCCAGCGCAGGATCATCAGCGTAATATCATCATGCTGTGTGCCGCTTTCAGAAAAGAGCGTTACTTCATGAATGATTTTTTTCGCCAGATCTTCCGCCGGAAGTTTCTGATTATTTTTTATAATGTCTTTCAAGGCATCCATGCCGAAATCTTCCATGTTTCCATTCTTTGCCTCGGTTATTCCGTCGGTAAAGAAAATAAACACATCATCTTCTTTCAGCTCAAGTGTAATCTCTTCCAGTGATGAGCTGAATAGTTCACCGAAATGAAGACCGAGTCCGATGCCGCCGGGAGTAATTTCTTCAACCAGACCTTCTCTCAGTCTGAGCACGGGAAGATGCCCTGCTCTTACAATTTTTATTTCATTCCGCTGATGACAAATACTTCCAAAGACAGCGGTTACAAAGTGCTTCCTGTCCAAAGACCGGCGAAGTATCTGATTAGTCATAATCATCAGATTTTTCGGTGAATCAGTCATTCTGCTCAGCGATGCAAAAATTCCTCTGGTCTCCGCCATGATAAATGCCGCACTGATGCCTTTGCCTGAAACATCCGCGATAACAAAACCGGTATTGCCGCCTCCAAGTTCAAAAAAATCATAATAATCACCGCCAACTTCAAAGGCGGGGATGAACAACGCCGAGAGTTCCATTGAATCCAGCGATGGCAGCACAGCCGGTATCAGTTTTTTCTGAATCTCTCTTGCCACATCAAGCTCGCGTTCAAGCCGTTCCTTTTCTATTGACTCTGAAAGCAGGTGCGAATTTTCAAGTGCTATAGATAGATAATCACTGAACGTATCAAATGCCGAAATCTCCTCACTGTCATAAGGGAGATTTGCTTTCCTTGCCGTAAACAGATAACCGTTAATCCGGGAATGGGATTTAAGCGGTCTTACTGCGACAAACTGGAACTTCTCTTCCACCGATTCATCACTGCTGGTAACCGTCGGATGATAAAAAAGTGTTCCGGCCGGCCGGGTTCCGTACCGGTTCATAATCTGCGTTGTGAGCCAGCCGGCACTGTTTCTGCGGATATTCTTAGGAGCAACAGGTACTGAATGTAACTGCTCACCGGTAATCAGCCATGCAGCATCCGCACCGCAGACTGTGAGTGCAAGTTCCGATGCTGTCTCAGAAAGTTCTCCCGGATCAAGCGCCTGATTTATCAGCCGGCTGAAATATTGCATTGATGAAATCTCTTTGGTCTTCCTGTCAAATGCTTCCGCGGTAGGAAGATGGAAAAGAGTCGTGAAAAAGAGAAAGCCGAAATAGACAATGCCATATATACTGATAAGCATTCCGAACAGATAAACCGAAGGAGAAAACTGTTCAAGCAGCTGATGTTCGTCCGCAGAAAGCCGGACAAGGTTTATTACACTTAAAACAATTATCCCGACGGAAAGCAGCAGTAACCGCTTCTTTTCCGCTTTGTCCAGAAATGCAATCCAGGCAATCCGGAATGAGTTAATGGTTATAAGGATTATCGTATTAACAAAGAGTGCAATATGGATAAACTGGTAGTCATCAAACTGAGGAAGATTCAGCACTGCGGTCAGGGCGGAGAGCAATATAAAAACCAGCATTGCCTGATAATAGGTTTTTAGATTTCTCCTTTGCTTCAGAAAGAAAAGCTCACTCTGCATTACAAACCAGGTACCGGAAGCAAACAATAGAAGAATGCCTGAAGTGAAATGGATCGAGCGTAAAACCAGTCCCGAAGACTGCAGGTTCTCAATACTCTTTAATCCGCTTCCTGAAACAAGTTTCCCTTCCAGAAAGAGCAGAACAAAGAGTGCAACCGAAAGAAACAGAATGTACTGAACCAATTCGATCGGCTTCTTGCTCATTCTTTTCAGAATAATCAGAATATTCAGCGTGAATGCATACCCGAGAATGAGTATCAGCACATCACTCAACAAAATGACAAAGAACGCACTTCTGTCCAGGGGCAGGAACTGCAGTATCAGCAGTCCAAGGATTCCCGCGAACAGAATCTGAGCCCGGATACTTTTAAGTATCTCCTGTACACTCACCTGCATTATCGAGTTCAGTAAGTTTCTCTTTTTCCTTTAATTTTGGGCTTAATTTAACCCGCCTTTAAGCCGTCTGAAATGCTTAATGGATTAGCGGGTAAATTCCGTGATAAATGTTCAAAAAACACCGCAAAGTGTTTCCAAAATTTAATAAAGATTGGGAATTATGGGGGAAATAAAAAACCCGCCGGGTCCGCCGGCGGGTTATGTTGGTCAGATTTCTATTGGCTTCTTTTCAGCTTTTTTGTCCGGGCGGACTTCTCTCCTGAAATTCTGCATCTCCTCCCTGAAGCGGTTCATCTCTTTCCTGAGCAGTTCAAGTTCCTTTTTCAGATTATTAGGAACATTGAATTTGAAGGCCAGAGAGTCACCCCAGTTAAAATTATAGAATTTTGCAAGGGAGTCAAGCGAACCCGCTCCAAAATTATAATTCTTAAGGACGGCCATGCTGTCGTTCAGGAATTTCTGAAGCTGATTGAACAGGGAGTCATTAAAAACCGTTGTACCCTTGCCCAATGGGGGAATTCCTTTAAAGACAAAGTTCTTAATGGAGTCAGGATTCACGGATCTCATCCTGTATTTGTATTCTTTTTTCTTTCCTGACGTATCCACCTTTATGGTAACTGAAAAGTGCCGTATTGAGGATGTAAGGGTATCAAGCCGTTCGAGAATACTGTCCAGTTCGGGCATGGCAACCGTAAATCCGTCAATCTTCGGTACAACCACTTTACAGTAATTGGAATCAATAATTATCTGCAGATCATCCCTGTTAGGATTTACGGCTCTCGGCATGGAGAAATCTCTATGAAAATCTACTTTTACTTTCAGATTCCCGGCTGCGCTATTAAAGCTGTAATTCATATCATCAAGATCAGGAGTGAATCGCGCCATATCAACATCCAGCTGGCGGCTGAATATGGTGTCTGCCGAAATCAGATAATAAAGATCACTCTTAGGCACGTTTTTTATGGAACCGGCCAGCTTCTTAAGTTCGACCGGAGAGATTGTAACATTCGGAGCATAAACCTTACCGACATTTTTGTTCACCGAGGTTATGTACGAGAGAAGATCAGCTCTCAGAGCATTTTTATACTCCCAGAGATTTGAGTTTACCGCTACGGTATTATTCTCATTAACCAGAACGGCAGCAGCAATTTCGTCGGTATAGCTCCTGAGGATAGAATCCACTGTTGCAACTTCAGTCTCTTTCAGTCCGAGAGTCGAAACAAACGTTTTGAATGATACCGGGGTTGAATTAAACCCTGCTGATTTAACTTCAATAATTCCTTTGCCAGATTCATCAGTTCCGAAGGAAAGAATCTGATCAGATTCCTTGTTCAGAGGAAGAATATTGTTGAAGGCGAAGTTAAAAAGATCTTCATTGGAAAATCCGGCAGTATATAACAGGGGCTGAAGATTGGCCGTATAAAGGTCACTCAGGTTTTCTTTCTGCTGATTGATAAAATCATCCAGAATTTCCGGTTCGAAT of Ignavibacteriales bacterium contains these proteins:
- a CDS encoding STAS domain-containing protein; this encodes MAEFNAGITENGNVQIIELAGFLDAHTAPRLENTFNELLTRQQYRVVVNFRNLKYISSAGLGVFMAFIETMRSNGGDIKLTEMQPNVYNIFDLLGFPLLYEIFPTQQEGIQKFQQSSEN
- a CDS encoding PP2C family protein-serine/threonine phosphatase, whose amino-acid sequence is MQVSVQEILKSIRAQILFAGILGLLILQFLPLDRSAFFVILLSDVLILILGYAFTLNILIILKRMSKKPIELVQYILFLSVALFVLLFLEGKLVSGSGLKSIENLQSSGLVLRSIHFTSGILLLFASGTWFVMQSELFFLKQRRNLKTYYQAMLVFILLSALTAVLNLPQFDDYQFIHIALFVNTIILITINSFRIAWIAFLDKAEKKRLLLLSVGIIVLSVINLVRLSADEHQLLEQFSPSVYLFGMLISIYGIVYFGFLFFTTLFHLPTAEAFDRKTKEISSMQYFSRLINQALDPGELSETASELALTVCGADAAWLITGEQLHSVPVAPKNIRRNSAGWLTTQIMNRYGTRPAGTLFYHPTVTSSDESVEEKFQFVAVRPLKSHSRINGYLFTARKANLPYDSEEISAFDTFSDYLSIALENSHLLSESIEKERLERELDVAREIQKKLIPAVLPSLDSMELSALFIPAFEVGGDYYDFFELGGGNTGFVIADVSGKGISAAFIMAETRGIFASLSRMTDSPKNLMIMTNQILRRSLDRKHFVTAVFGSICHQRNEIKIVRAGHLPVLRLREGLVEEITPGGIGLGLHFGELFSSSLEEITLELKEDDVFIFFTDGITEAKNGNMEDFGMDALKDIIKNNQKLPAEDLAKKIIHEVTLFSESGTQHDDITLMILRWRKNLLSETTHHGGI